A single region of the Gopherus evgoodei ecotype Sinaloan lineage chromosome 3, rGopEvg1_v1.p, whole genome shotgun sequence genome encodes:
- the CSRNP2 gene encoding cysteine/serine-rich nuclear protein 2: MDAIASGNLKRKFEDVDVGSPVSNSDDEISNSDSADSCDSLNPPSSMGFIPTSILKRQKQLRRKNVRFDQVTVYYFARRQGFTSVPSQGGSSLGMAQRHNSVRRYTLCEFAQEQEVNHREILREHLKEEKLHAKKMKLTKNGTVESEEADGLTLEDVSDDDIDVENVEVDDYFFLQPLPTKRRRALLRASGVHRIDAEEKQELRAIRLSREECGCDCRLYCDPEACACSQAGIKCQVDRMSFPCGCSRDGCGNMAGRIEFNPIRVRTHYLHTIMKLELENKRQVSRPQALEEESLHSSGNDWLGTQPSETQDFQEFMAENETAVMHLQTAEELERLKAEEDSSGANIESLGVCILEEPLAVPEGLCPGLPTPILIQAQLPPGSSVLCFADSTEQAASAGGDQSYLNNGPVVYYQVDQRSVLGVKGESGTEESEMPSPYTNEKDLSIFSVPMASLMPCSRAVAPSKTETGKVAALSLEPSPPHESCRAAAAPPFRTNAPSSGLEQALESVCELPSPEEHSLGPALAV, from the exons ATGGATGCGATCGCCAGCGGCAACCTTAAGAGGAAGTTTGAAGATGTGGATGTGGGCTCGCCCGTCTCCAACTCGGACGATGAGATCTCCAACAGCGACAGCGCCGACAGCTGCGATAGCCTCAACCCCCCAAGCAGCATGGGCTTCATAC CCACATCCATCCTGAAGAGGCAGAAGCAGTTGCGCCGGAAGAATGTGCGTTTCGACCAGGTGACTGTGTACTATTTCGCCCGACGCCAGGGCTTCACCAGTGTGCCCAGCCAAGGGGGCAGCTCCCTGGGCATGGCCCAGCGCCACAACTCCGTCCGCAGGTACACGCTGTGCGAGTTCGCCCAGGAGCAGGAAGTGAATCATCGGGAGATCCTCCGGGAGCACCTCAAGGAGGAGAAACTCCATGCCAAGAAAATGAAG CTGACCAAGAATGGCACAGTGGAGTCAGAGGAGGCAGATGGCCTGACCCTGGAGGACGTGTCAGACGACGACATAGATGTGGAGAACGTGGAAGTGGATGACTATTTCTTTCTGCAGCCACTGCCCACCAAGCGGCGCCGAGCCCTGCTCCGGGCCTCAGGGGTTCACCGCATCGATGCTGAGGAGAAGCAGGAACTGCGCGCCATCCGGCTGTCGCGAGAGGAATGCGGCTGCGACTGCCGCCTGTACTGCGACCCCGAAGCCTGCGCTTGCAGCCAAGCTGGAATTAAGTGCCAG GTGGATCGCATGTCCTTCCCGTGTGGCTGCTCCAGGGACGGCTGTGGGAACATGGCCGGGCGAATAGAATTTAATCCCATCCGGGTGCGGACTCACTATCTCCACACCATCATGAAGCTGGAGCTGGAGAACAAGCGGCAGGTGAGCCGGCCCCAGGCCTTGGAGGAGGAGTCTCTGCACAGCTCCGGCAACGACTGGCTGGGAACGCAGCCCTCGGAGACGCAAGACTTCCAGGAGTTCATGGCAGAGAACGAGACAGCTGTCATGCACCTGCAGACAGCGGAGGAGCTGGAGAGGCTGAAGGCTGAGGAAGACTCCAGTGGCGCCAACATAGAGAGCTTAGGAGTGTGCATCCTTGAGGAGCCTCTGGCTGTGCCTGAGGGGCTGTGTCCAGGCCTACCCACGCCTATCCTCATTCAAGCCCAGCTCCCTCCGGGCTCGTCTGTTCTGTGCTTCGCAGACAGCACCGAGCAGGCAGCCTCGGCTGGGGGCGACCAATCCTACTTGAACAATGGGCCGGTGGTGTACTACCAGGTGGACCAAAGGTCCGtgctgggggtgaagggggagagTGGCACGGAGGAGTCGGAGATGCCCTCTCCTTACACGAATGAGAAGGATCTGAGCATCTTCTCCGTCCCCATGGCCTCGCTGATGCCTTGCAGCAGAGCCGTGGCCCCAAGCAAGACGGAGACAGGGAAAGTAGCCGCCTTGTCTctggagccctccccaccccacgaGAGCTGCAGGGCAGCCGCAGCTCCTCCGTTCCGTACAAACGCTCCGTCGTCTGGactggagcaggccctggagagtgtgtgtgagcTGCCTTCCCCGGAGGAGCACTCCCTGGGGCCCGCCCTGGCTGTGTGa